Part of the Sulfolobales archaeon genome is shown below.
CTCATCTAGTATAGGGTATTTCGGGTTTGAGAGGTATAGCTGGACTATCTCTGATCTCTTCATCTCACCGCCTGAGAAGCCCTTATTAAGATATCTATCTAGAAGCTCCTGTGGCAGGTTAACCCTCTTCATAACCTCTATCGCCTTTGCAAATGGTACACCCCTCATCTTAGCTATATGTATCAAGAGATTCCTAGTCTTAACCATAGTCTCTGGAGGAGTCTGGAAGGCCAGGAACACTCCTCTCTTAGCCCTCTCCTCCGGTGGGAGACCCGTTATATCCTCCCCATCAACTAATATGCTTCCCTCGAGAAGCTCGTACTTGGGATGCCCCATGACTAGGTATGCTAGGCTGCTCTTCCCACTCCCATTAGGCCCCATAAGGGCGTGGATCTCTCCAGGTTTTATCTCTAGCGTAACCCCTCTAAGCACGATCTTACCCTCGATAGAGGCTCTAACATTCCTTATAATTAAACCCTCAGATCCCATCGTTACAATTCCTCCTATCTGTATATATGAAGCCCTAAGCAGAATATAAGCATATCGCCTTCAACATAGCATGAGCCCATACTATAGCTTAGAAGGACTGTATAAAATCCATAGTATCTTGGGAATCGCCCCTTGGATCTATAAGATCTCTTCCAAAGGCCTCTACCTAGGGTTTAAAGCTTTCTCTATTATGCAGAGGCTAGCCCCCACCGCAACTATATCCGCTATAGATCCAGGGTTGATTCCGCTGCTTCTTAACTCCCTATCTAGGATCTCTAGGTACTTTAGCCAGAGCTTAGAGTCGCTGCTAATAATAGCCAATGCCTTTCTAAAGGTATTCATAACATCTAGCGCAACCTTATAACCCTTCTCCCTAGCTATAACGGTATCTATAGCCGAGCTTCCAATGCTGATATATGCCATAGAGATCTTCTCATATAGCTTCCAAGGATAACCCTCACAGATGATTCTGGAAGAGAGATATGCCCTTGGATATCCACTCCAGATCTCGTTCAATAACAGATCATGTCTTTTGAAAGCCTCTATGAAATCCCAGAATGTAGCCCTGGTTTTATCAGCACTATATATATCGGGGCCTTCACCGATATATTTCAATATATATGAGGGTGAAGCCTCTAATATTGCCTTAGATATCCATCTAAAGTCATCGGGCGAACCACATGTTCTAGCTATCTCATACGATAGATCTAATATCTCCTCAACCTCCATACTGCCTGCCTCCCCCGATTCTTTAATCAGAAGTCCTACGGCAAACGCTATTGGTGTTATTAAAATGGTGAAACCTAGGTGCGTATTTCTACTTCC
Proteins encoded:
- a CDS encoding ATP-binding cassette domain-containing protein, encoding MGSEGLIIRNVRASIEGKIVLRGVTLEIKPGEIHALMGPNGSGKSSLAYLVMGHPKYELLEGSILVDGEDITGLPPEERAKRGVFLAFQTPPETMVKTRNLLIHIAKMRGVPFAKAIEVMKRVNLPQELLDRYLNKGFSGGEMKRSEIVQLYLSNPKYPILDE
- a CDS encoding triphosphoribosyl-dephospho-CoA synthase, encoding MCLSIDDTIDIAAASLASGLAIEASSYPKPGNVSPMGDAKNLTHWFFIATSASMAIELERLIREAVYGDSICPKEGIGEKIYRLYIRSSSMQGSRNTHLGFTILITPIAFAVGLLIKESGEAGSMEVEEILDLSYEIARTCGSPDDFRWISKAILEASPSYILKYIGEGPDIYSADKTRATFWDFIEAFKRHDLLLNEIWSGYPRAYLSSRIICEGYPWKLYEKISMAYISIGSSAIDTVIAREKGYKVALDVMNTFRKALAIISSDSKLWLKYLEILDRELRSSGINPGSIADIVAVGASLCIIEKALNPR